The following coding sequences are from one Pseudonocardia sp. EC080619-01 window:
- a CDS encoding alpha/beta fold hydrolase, with amino-acid sequence MGRTRDRTAEVRERAAREQVARHGGTVDRPLDGGRVLPLAWVRARGGDRTPVVVLPGGPGLASVLPYHALRQAAVARGLDVIMVEHRGVGLSRTDGTGQDVTTGDVTTAAAADDVAAVLDANGVDRAVVLGTSYGSYLAQVFGTRHPERVAAMVLDSPSTGPGSVPVLRAHLRRLYRDGADPRTARSARHVAALAAAGEDPRDLTSVVRTVHEFAGPARLERLLAARVRGGARRSWAWIAGLGAGESAGRREPMIFDGDLVRPIGIGELGFGVPPDGEVLDLQRTYGDMAGGTGHAAPYDLAAARRGFGWPVAVISGERDLRTPRPVAEQVVAELPDGVLVPLAGQGHSATDTHSLAALNVAHVVEAGAHRALPRLAGRLAAIPRRGMQATLAPVLTAAIGADTRIDPGRRCAARSDV; translated from the coding sequence GTGGGACGGACACGGGATCGGACGGCCGAGGTACGGGAGCGGGCGGCACGTGAGCAGGTGGCCCGGCACGGCGGGACGGTGGACCGGCCGCTCGACGGCGGTCGCGTCCTCCCGCTGGCCTGGGTCCGTGCCCGGGGCGGGGACCGGACGCCGGTCGTCGTCCTCCCGGGCGGCCCGGGGCTCGCGAGTGTGCTGCCGTACCACGCGCTGCGGCAGGCGGCGGTCGCCCGCGGTCTCGACGTGATCATGGTCGAGCACCGCGGGGTGGGGCTCTCCCGGACCGACGGCACCGGGCAGGACGTCACCACCGGCGACGTCACCACCGCGGCCGCCGCCGACGACGTCGCCGCGGTCCTCGACGCGAACGGCGTCGACCGCGCGGTCGTCCTCGGCACGTCCTACGGCAGTTACCTGGCCCAGGTGTTCGGGACGCGGCACCCGGAGCGGGTCGCCGCGATGGTGCTCGACTCGCCGAGCACGGGGCCGGGCTCGGTGCCCGTGCTGCGTGCCCACCTGCGCCGGCTCTACCGGGACGGCGCCGATCCCCGCACGGCGCGGAGCGCGCGGCACGTGGCGGCCCTCGCCGCGGCGGGGGAGGACCCGCGCGACCTCACCTCCGTCGTACGGACCGTGCACGAGTTCGCCGGGCCGGCCCGGCTGGAACGGCTGCTCGCCGCACGCGTCCGGGGTGGCGCCCGCCGTTCCTGGGCGTGGATCGCCGGGCTGGGCGCGGGCGAGTCGGCGGGCAGGAGGGAACCGATGATCTTCGACGGCGATCTGGTCCGGCCGATCGGGATCGGCGAGCTGGGCTTCGGGGTCCCGCCGGACGGCGAGGTGCTCGATCTCCAGCGCACCTACGGGGACATGGCGGGCGGGACCGGGCACGCGGCGCCGTACGATCTCGCGGCCGCGCGCCGCGGTTTCGGCTGGCCGGTGGCGGTGATCTCCGGTGAGCGGGACCTGCGCACCCCGCGACCGGTCGCCGAGCAGGTCGTCGCCGAGCTCCCGGACGGCGTCCTGGTCCCGCTCGCGGGTCAGGGGCACAGCGCCACGGACACCCACTCCCTCGCCGCGCTGAACGTCGCGCACGTCGTCGAGGCCGGGGCGCACCGCGCGCTGCCCCGGCTCGCCGGGCGGCTGGCGGCGATCCCGCGCCGTGGCATGCAGGCGACACTGGCTCCGGTGCTGACGGCCGCGATCGGCGCCGACACCCGGATCGACCCCGGCCGCCGGTGTGCCGCCCGATCGGACGTGTGA
- a CDS encoding MFS transporter — translation MSETLHVESARRDRDTPHPRRHVVFAVVSVALLMFSQDQTAVATALTTVSGDLGVDLAWTGWIVTIYAVGQILALPLGGRLADRFGSRRTFLVSVAAFTVLSGLCAVAGAIGPLIGLRFLQGVAGGVMLPAANGIVAHHYGRDRDRALAAFTSVFPIGAILGPLVGGLILTTWSWHAIFLVNAPLGVVVVGVAALTVQDPPRRRPDAVDVRGIALLLVTLVAAMVAITGLSGLGRTPAVLPLTLAAALAAVAGGYAFARHARRREDAVVPWRLLAGRGLGIMNVTNVLFGAAVIGFSALLPLYAQTRYGLAPFAAGALLTGRAAGTIASSGVSVALLRRTGHRPLLLGGMGVIVLGLLLSAAPAVGVTPEVWLLGAATVLGIGMGLTGPAANNAGMHLVPGDVTAVAGLRIMFRQIGGIAAVAATTAAIAASATPGTAGAIAIVVLAGLLAAVTLLAARIPNQRGRW, via the coding sequence GTGTCCGAGACCCTGCACGTCGAGTCCGCACGCCGGGACCGGGACACCCCGCACCCCCGGCGGCACGTCGTGTTCGCCGTGGTCTCGGTCGCGCTGCTGATGTTCTCGCAGGACCAGACCGCGGTGGCGACCGCGCTGACCACCGTCAGCGGCGACCTCGGCGTCGACCTCGCCTGGACCGGCTGGATCGTCACCATCTACGCCGTCGGCCAGATCCTCGCCCTGCCGCTCGGCGGGCGGCTCGCCGACCGCTTCGGCAGCCGGCGCACCTTCCTCGTCTCCGTCGCCGCGTTCACCGTGCTCTCCGGCCTGTGCGCGGTCGCCGGGGCGATCGGCCCGCTGATCGGGCTGCGGTTCCTGCAGGGCGTCGCGGGCGGGGTGATGCTGCCGGCCGCGAACGGGATCGTCGCGCACCACTACGGTCGCGACCGCGACCGCGCGCTCGCCGCCTTCACCAGCGTGTTCCCGATCGGCGCGATCCTCGGCCCGCTGGTCGGCGGGCTGATCCTGACCACCTGGTCCTGGCACGCGATCTTCCTGGTGAACGCGCCCCTGGGGGTCGTCGTGGTCGGCGTCGCCGCACTGACCGTGCAGGACCCGCCGCGCCGCCGTCCGGACGCCGTCGACGTCCGCGGGATCGCACTGCTCCTGGTCACGCTCGTCGCCGCGATGGTGGCGATCACCGGGCTGTCCGGTCTCGGCCGGACACCCGCGGTGCTGCCGCTGACGCTGGCCGCGGCGCTCGCCGCCGTCGCCGGCGGGTACGCGTTCGCCCGGCACGCGCGGCGCCGGGAGGACGCTGTCGTGCCGTGGCGGCTCCTCGCCGGGCGCGGGCTCGGGATCATGAACGTCACCAACGTCCTCTTCGGAGCGGCGGTGATCGGCTTCTCGGCGCTGCTCCCGCTCTACGCGCAGACGCGCTACGGGCTCGCGCCGTTCGCCGCCGGCGCGCTGCTCACCGGGCGCGCGGCAGGGACGATCGCGTCGTCCGGAGTGTCGGTCGCGCTGCTCCGGCGCACCGGTCACCGGCCACTGCTGCTCGGCGGGATGGGCGTCATCGTGCTCGGGCTGCTGCTCAGCGCGGCACCGGCCGTGGGTGTCACACCCGAGGTCTGGCTGCTCGGCGCGGCGACGGTGCTCGGCATCGGCATGGGCCTGACCGGCCCGGCGGCGAACAACGCCGGCATGCACCTGGTCCCGGGCGACGTCACCGCGGTCGCCGGGCTCCGGATCATGTTCCGGCAGATCGGCGGGATCGCGGCGGTGGCCGCGACGACGGCGGCGATCGCCGCCTCCGCCACACCGGGCACGGCGGGGGCGATCGCGATCGTGGTGCTGGCCGGGCTGCTCGCGGCCGTCACACTGCTCGCGGCGCGCATCCCCAACCAGCGCGGCCGGTGGTGA